The sequence atatgagcatactctcttgttctttctcaaggtgggtagaaatcaccaccgggtatgtctcatcttgacttaagtatgcatattttaaatcagagggcaaaggttttaggtcaagcttcggtggcttgaggttagacggtagagacacttcatcagtttggggtaactcttcaaattgtggcctccaccggttaacttcaagtaccggtaccgcatcaagcatggcacacgtctccctaattatgtcatcatcaaactcatgggagtgggccaggcacgtctctagaggatcagaggataaggtaaggggtgtcctgtcatccacgaaagtatcgatcatgttaatatcgtagatatcgtcatcttcctctatccgtctggccgtgttgaaaaagatattcatttttaatgtcatattcccgaaagacatactcatgacagcattcctgcaattgataattgtgtttgaagtggcaaggaatgggcgaccaagaatgacggaaatctgagtgcttgtgttaccgatgggttcggtatccaggatgatgaaatcaactgggtagtaaaatcgatcaacctggaccaacacatcctcaattatccctcttggtatacgaatagagcgatcaacaagttgtagtgtggttaaggtgggttttaattcacctaagcccaactgtttatataccgagtaggggataagattaacgctcgctcctgagtcaagaagtgcgtgatcaattcgatggtccccaattacacatgatatggttaggctaccagggtctttgaatttttgcggcacatcttgctttaggatgacactcactttctcagttagaaagatttttttttgaatattttgccgtcttttggtcgtacataagtctttcaggaatttggcatatgaaggtatttgtttcacggcatcaagtagtggaatgttgaccttcacttgtttcaacacctctagaatatcctgagagttagagagcgattttggtgcaaccaaccgttggggaaatggagtaaCCAActttccttgaggttccggttctaactctggtggggcatggctagatccatcttctttatctacttccgggtccttaggcttttcagccctaccCGGAAtgattttgtcaatgatctttctactcctaagagtgatgatggatttagcttgctccatctgatttgaagagcttaggtcgctaacttcatattgcggtttaagattgggaagaggttgagctgggaagctccccttgttcccaatcgtatgttcagccttaagtccttgtattgcttttgttaggtcttggaaggcctgtagcataccctgattgaaaagctcttgcttttgaaaatgtttcagaaccgaatcctcttgaggtttctcttgagttggattttgatttaggtaaccttgaggtgtagcggtttgtccattcctccaactgaagttgggatgatttctccagccaggattgtatgtgttagaggtgggcctAGTCCTAGTGAACTCAACTTACGAAGGATCAATTGAGTACTAATTTTTGTGCACTTTTGAAACAACCGGCGAATTGCTTGGCCATTTCTATGGGCAACTGGCAAAGTTTTGACAAATAGCCATTAAAACCTCTAGCTCGATTCAAGGGAATTGCATATGAAACCTTTCCTCCATATCAAGCCAGGTTTGGATTGAATTGATCAGGAGGTTTATGTACCATGTAAAGGCTGCTCCCATCAAGGAATTCCCGAACAACCTCAATTTCAAGAAATCATAATGCAATAATACttcaccacattgcatggtgaagCAACCGATATGCTAAAACGTGGAAGTCTCACCCTTTTCGAAGAATAGGATAAACTTAGGGAACCTGAATCTTGTAGGTAACTCAAAGTATTAATATACCTAGTTAGGATAAGATTTCCTGTACACTGTACACTGGTCAGGCAATTCGCCAACCGTTCAGCTAGATGTCGTACTCCTAAATCAATCCTATGTCATCGTACTGGCCGAGCAGCCGTTGCAGTAGCGCAAGGTATGGCCTTTGTATCACTTGATCAATGGTTGAGGTGGTGGTGGGATCAGAGGTTGCTCCCAGGTATCTCAACCCTCTCGTAGCCTTGTTAAGTGGTTGGTGTGATCAGAGGTTCCTCTCGGGTATATCAACCCTCTGATAGCCTTGCTAAATGGTCGGTGTGATTAGAGGTTGCTTCCCTTGGTTCTTGGTCGTCGAGTAGCAATTATGCAGCGTCGGCCAGGTGGCCAGCTTCTCCTTGAGATTATCGATGCATGCTTGGAGTTACCCCTCAGGTATACATAGGTTTTGGGCAACGAATTTCGATTGGCTGTAAGGTCAGCCATTTTGGTCGTTTCTCCTCACCACCGATGGTCATGGTATATGACGACCTTGGAGtttggtctagatgacccttgtAAGGAGCTTGGTCGGTTGTTCTGCTTTCAAATCCAAAGGGAGATTGGGCGCAGGCTGAATATTCATGATGGCAAAAGCCACTCGAAGAAACTTTTGACTGCCCTTTTGAATGTCTCTACTTTTATCTAATTGCCATCTACGATCTACCTTATGTGTCCTTGCATCTGAAGGAAGCGCATGGCGACATCTCtgaagactagttgagaaaagaATCATACGTCCACATCGATGGGTTCAATGCACTGTCCTTTGTCTTATGACTGTTCTATAGTGTAAGGGATGGAACTATCCTTTTTCGATTTAGGAGGCATCTTGCTCTATTGAGGAGCATGTCAAAAAATATGTTTCTcataattcaatcaaacacgaggTCACATATGTTAACAAAGGTCCATATTCGATTAAACGTGTGTGGTTAGGTTAGTGCAGGTATGCCAGAGTCATACTGGACTTGAGTTTATTGAACACTAGTGGCCCCAACGCTAGGACATGCCAATTAAATTTCATGAATTCGTGGAATTGGGTACATTCTCATCCACTAATTGCTATAGCAATCAAGCAATTTAAAAGGGTAGGGATTTATCCTTgtgaatggattctttttgccttgcATTAAGGACTTTTCTCTAAATGGTGATAGTAGGGTTTGTAGTTTTTAATAGAACAATGATGGATAGAAAAGATTAAAACTAAAGGCTAACAATGCTGATTTTATTAATCTATATTTGAAGCTTAATAGAATCAGCAAATGaacaataaaatcaaataaacaaaagaTAAATACTAGCGATCGCTTGTGTGAATAAAAAATCGAGTTAAGTGGTCAATAGGATATAACCGATGGTTTAATCTTCCAAATAAGGACTTGGTTGATTGGGAATCCAATGACGGGAGATCGTGAATATTTATAATACTCCTAACTGTACTGTAGTGAAGCTGCTACACAGTAAAGATCTAAGCTAACCTAAACATTAGACACTTTATAGTGTAGTTGGATAGAAGTGGAGGACTCTCAACTAAGATAAGTAACGTTGCTCTATGTATGAGAGAATACGTTTAGCATGAGGTCATGAGTTCTTCATCATGTGCTCCTTATATAGCTCAGGAGGAAGCAAACCCTCACTGGATTTTCTTCTTGATCCAAGATCCTTGGTGATCACGACACATAGTTGTTTCCTAATCATCCCAAACTTGCCAATGAGGTCTCCAGGGTTACAATACAAAACAGTTTTTAGATCTCCTTGCCAGCATGACTATAGAGATCTGCAGACATTGTGGGATCAATCTCATTATATCTGGATTCCTTACGGTGTCtttgatttctttgagaagaAATTATTTCTCGAACTTGCATAATCATCATGAGAGCACCAATCGTCTCTAGGAGGATCTCTCATTTTTAGCAAGATTATGTAAGATAGCCTTGCCACTTGTATAATGGCTACATGTCATTCGTCATAGTATTTTATCTACAAACCGGCATACCGTTTTGCATCATTCTTCTTTTGGCAGATGACGTGCCACCGAAGGATATGGGGCAAAAGATATCCTTGGTATGCGACTAGAATTTCGTCCATCATTTAATAGGAAGCGTTGACATATGGTGGCATCTTATTGGTATGTGTGGATAGAGTTGTACactaaccgagttagctcggttaactcgctcgactcaacgtAAAAAAGCTccattcgactcggttcgaaactaagttcgagccgagtcaagctgattttttgagcttgcctgagctcgactagacttggatcgaaccccaactcgtatcaaactcagatcgaactagtttggtgactgttattttgatattgatgttgcttagcaagtgtttgatgacatgactcaacgaagtgtcagctggtggcaaggaaggtatggatatgaaacaaatacccttgtatcttgattttttatgttgcctactgagtgtttgatgaaatacttgtaaaccgaAGCTACATTctgtgagaatttgaaggtgcactccatgtgtttaagaaaatgtcgtagaggctcgatcttggctcaaactcggctcgaactagcccgagctgctgcccgaaccaagccaagctggccagtcaggcttgaggaccgagtagAGCTTAGTTCGAGCTAGGCTCAACCAGTGGCCgggtcgagctgtgccaagctcgacttagtttgactcgtgtacacctctatgtgTGGACGTGTCAAGATGGTTgtaaacaagtgggccccacatttagatGACCCCatattgatgtgggcccacctaatggatggtccacatcaaaggtcggcccattatgataaataacccacatccaaagtgggtTGGCGTGATAGACAACTCACTTCAAAGGTGGAActtacataatggacggtccacatcaaaggtgggatccacatgatgtgcAATGGACATTCAAGCTAGCCCCAAATGATGgacaaaggttggcccctaatgataaatggcCAATATCCAAGGCGAGCCCTGCATGattggcaacccacattgaaggtggggcccacatgatagatagtccacatcaaaggtgggctccacatgatggctaattaataatggtgggtctcacatgatggatgatccacatcaaagctcGGCCCTAacaatgagtggcccatatccaaggtggaccccgcatgatggacaacccacatcagaggtggggctcacatgattgatggtccacatcaaaggtgggctccacatgatgggcagtggatattgaaggtgggccccacatgatggatgagtaacatcaaaggtaggccctatAGTGAACGGTGCATAttaaggcccatttggataccaccaaataatctaccttttctacttacaacaataGATTAGTAcgtttggtttatgatcagttATATGTAACATTTTTACTTAatgttacttaatcacttcatcttaataagtagaaaccaagttaAGCTACTGGAGgatcaagtagcttatcttaagtaacttacaatccaaacgcccTTAAAGGTCATCCCCTATGatgaatgggccacatcaaaggtgggacccacacaatgaacggtctacatcaaaggttggccccacatgatggacggtggatgtgaggGAGACCAAATAGACTTGagggataattacttatgatgttcAAAGCCAAacatgattttctaatttttggcTGATAAGATGCCGTTTACCAAGCATACTTATCTactgaataagtagaaactaaaataagTTTCTTACCTAAAGTTACTTAccatccaaatgccccctaaatATGCAACATTGTGGCATATATGGGTGCTTGGAGCTAAATCATAGCAATGATTAGTGCATGTGGGATATTTGAATATGGATAATAAACATGTGGCAAATGTGGCATATGTGAGTGATGAAGCTGAAATATGgcacatgtgaggtgcttgaggatgtatggtggcacatgtgacacAAGGCATGCATTCGCACATTTGACACATGTGGGCCCTTTGAGAACTTGTGCACATTGGCACATAAGGCACATATGGAGGGATTGAAAATGGACTATGGTAGGTGTGGCACATTGATGCATATGGGTGCTTTGCATATGTGGGTTACCAGAAAAGATAGAATGGTAGAACAAGTGGCGTAGTGGCAGATGTGGGGCACAATGAAGATAGATGGTGCCACATTTGAGTTTAACTCCATTTTCCTTCCATAGTGGGAGAATGGCCTCCCTTCATATGAGTGTATGTGTGAGAATACATTAAAAATAGTTTTCAATAAAGATAGAAAATGGCAAAAGATGTTTCAcataaattgcaaaaaaaaaaaagaaaaaagacttaACAAACAACTAAAAGTTAGTTTCACAGGAttgttttctttcctttcattAATCCAAACAAGCCTTGTGACATTAGTAATAAAAAACAGGTAGAACAAGATTTTGTCGAGGTCATCCTTCTTTTTTTGAAAAGACAGCTATGTGTTGATATAGGCAAATGTACAAGATGGggattcaggtgggcctcacagagagGTGGCCACTCCTATCGTATGAAAATAAAAGTGCAAgagatgaaaaaaagaaaatacagcagAACAGGGGAATCAAAAGAAAATGGAGCAGAAGATAGCTGCAATGAGAAGGTTGCCAGATAAAGGAACCTGTCCAGAGGAGAGGGAGACTCCCAGGAGATGTAAGCAGGAATAAGAGGACAGGACACTGGAGAGAGCCGCACGCTGCAATGGGCAATGGGGGACGGATGAGTCAGCCAACCCCTGTTTTCCGTTTGGATAATCTGATATGGCCTAGATTTGATCTGTCCAGAAGGATGGAGCCTCTAATGGGCCTTGGAAGATCATTCTGATGGAGGAAGAGCTTGTTCGGAGTACCCTTACTTGCCAATTTAGCGAGACCGTCAACTACAGCGTTACCTTCTCTGAATGTGAAGCAAAAACATCCTGTCAAATCAATACTCGAGAAAATCACCAGCAGTTTCCTTAAAAAATTATGCATACCAGGCAATTAGAACCATCTGCATAGTGGCCCACCAGACCAACAATCCTAATCAACGAACATGAGCCACACTTAAGCTGGAGACAACCAATTATGTCAACTCACGTGTTGGGCTCTCATTGGCTTATTATATAGTGAAGAATCTAAGATAGATGGAACATGTACATGCAATAATAGAAGAGGATATGATAGATGGAACATATGTAGGCAATGATAGAGGTGGATAATCTTGTATGTGATTTTTGAGATCCTTCTCTTTCCCTTACTATGAACatctctaattttttttcttgtgattTCCCTGTTAGGAACAAGGAATGGCAGAAGCAGTTGTATCTGGCTTTCTTCAACTAGTTATTGAAAAACTAGCATCGCCAATCCTAGAACAGTGTGAACTGTTGTGGGGTGTTCACAAGGAGATGGAAAATCTAAGAAGCAAGTTATCGACGATACAAGCCGTGCTTGAAGATGCAGAGGAGCAGCTAGTAAAGAGCAAGGCGCTACAGAATTGGCTGGGAAAGCTTAAAGATGTGGTTTATGATGCAGATGACATATTGGATGAGTTCACAAACGAAGCGGAAGCAGAACCAAAAGTGGAAGCTAAACGCAGAAAAGTGGAGATTGGGGATTGCATCACGAAGGCATGCAATTTCTTTTCATCATCAAACCCACTGGTATCCCGTTCAAATATGGCAGATAAGATAAAGGAGATAGAACAGAGATTAGAAGCAATTGCTGAGGAGAGGTCTAAATTCCATTTGATAGGTGGAGAACGGGTGTCAGATATTAGAGGCCGAGAACCAACTGACTCATTTGTAATCGAATCAGATGTTTATGGAAGGGAAGAAGATAAAAGAAGGGTAATGGAATTACTGATTAATGAGGATTACATAGAGGATGTTATGGTCATTCCCATTGTCGGTATGGGGGGCCTTGGAAAGACAACAGTTGCTCAGCTAGCATACAATGATGTGAGGGTGAAGAGGCATTTCGATTTAAGAATGTGGGTTTGTGTGTCAGATGATTTCGATGTGTGGAGGCTGACAAAAGCAATTTTAGAATCTGCTACGGACAGCAAATGTGATCTCCTAGATGTGGATTTACTGCAGCGTCGCCTCCGAGAAAAGCTGAGTGGGAAGAAGTTCTTACTTGTGTTGGATGATGTATGGGATGAAAATCCCGAGAAATGGTATCGGTTGAAACAATTTCTCAGAGGAGGTGCAAGGGGTAGCAAAATCATAGTAACTACCCGTATTGAAAAAGTTGCTTTAATCATGGGCACTCTCCCTCCACACCATTTGCGGAGATTATCAGACAATGATTGTTGGTCTCTGTTCAAGCAGCAGGCGTTTGGGCATGGAAGACAAGAACATCCAAACCTTATAATTCTTGGAAAAGAAATTGTGAAGAAGTGTGGGGGCGTCCCTTTGGCAGCGAAGGCACTCGGAAGCTTGATGCACTTCAAAACAGAGGAAAGAGAGTGGTTGGCTGTCAAAGAAAGTGACATTTGGAATCTACCCGAAGAAGAGATCATATTTTACCTGCTTTGAGGTTGAGTTATTATCATCTTCCACCACATTTGAAGCAATGTTTTGCATACTGCTCAATATTTCCGAAAGATCATATAATCGTGAAGATGAAGCTAATCCAACTATGGATGGCAGAAGGTTTTATCAAATCATCAGACAGAAGAAAACAAATGGAAGACGTCGGGGGAGAGTATTTCAATAATCTATTATGGCGGTCCTTCTTTCAGGATGTTCAGAAAAATGAAGATGGGAATATAGTACGGTGCAAGATGCATGACCTCGTCCATGATCTTGCATGCTCTGTTGCTGGAAATGAATGCTCGATTGTGCAGGTCAAGAATGCAATGAGTATCCCTAACATATCTCGTCGGTTGTTGTTGGAGTGCGGGAATAACATGAGTGTCCTAACAGACCCAGAGCCCTCAAGGAGAGCAAACCATTTGCGAACGCTGCTTGTGCTTAGAAGTCTGCATTTCAGCATTCCTCATAATGTTTTGGTACATTTTATGTTCTTACGTGTGCTAGATTTAAACTGGGTGAATGTCACCATGGAGTTGTTGGTTTCAATCAGCAGGTTGAAGCACTTAAGATACCTCGAGCTGTCTATTACTGAAATACGAGCCCTTCCTGAATCCATTTGCACCCTTCACCATTTGcaaaccttgaaactctcaaggTGTTAAAAACCTGAAGAGTTACCCAGGGACATGAGCAAAATGACTAGTCTAAGACATCTTGATATCAGTGAATATGATAAATTGACCCATACGCCAGCTAATACGGGAGAATTAAAGTTCCTTCAGACCTTGCCAATATTCATAGTTGGTAAGGATAGTGGACGTGGTATAAGAGAGCTGCAAGGTCTAAACCTTGGAGGAGAATTGACTATTCGAAACCTCGAGAATGTGATGTGTGCAGCA is a genomic window of Magnolia sinica isolate HGM2019 chromosome 15, MsV1, whole genome shotgun sequence containing:
- the LOC131227460 gene encoding putative disease resistance protein RGA3, producing MAEAVVSGFLQLVIEKLASPILEQCELLWGVHKEMENLRSKLSTIQAVLEDAEEQLVKSKALQNWLGKLKDVVYDADDILDEFTNEAEAEPKVEAKRRKVEIGDCITKACNFFSSSNPLVSRSNMADKIKEIEQRLEAIAEERSKFHLIGGERVSDIRGREPTDSFVIESDVYGREEDKRRVMELLINEDYIEDVMVIPIVGMGGLGKTTVAQLAYNDVRVKRHFDLRMWVCVSDDFDVWRLTKAILESATDSKCDLLDVDLLQRRLREKLSGKKFLLVLDDVWDENPEKWYRLKQFLRGGARGSKIIVTTRIEKVALIMGTLPPHHLRRLSDNDCWSLFKQQAFGHGRQEHPNLIILGKEIVKKCGGVPLAAKALGSLMHFKTEEREWLAVKESDIWNLPEEEIIFYLL